In one window of Candidatus Nanopelagicales bacterium DNA:
- a CDS encoding helix-turn-helix domain-containing protein translates to MSTEASQTLDRGLQVLEVLADHPAGLNITQVAAQLGISRTSVYRLVTTLQQHGFVRRSQDRRCRLGMAALALARPLQPLVRDAAVPVLRRLADQVSATVHLTLVDGSEAQAVAVVEPARSETFAPQRVGARAPLDRGLAGRAAVATRAPGRQMEPGWVVSGGDPSRGGYAVAAPVLGVIGLEASVGVTATTELDSSFVGPRVVAAASEIARLLS, encoded by the coding sequence ATGTCAACTGAAGCGAGTCAGACGCTTGACCGCGGTTTGCAGGTGCTTGAGGTGCTGGCGGATCACCCTGCCGGGTTGAACATTACTCAGGTGGCCGCGCAACTTGGGATTTCGCGCACATCTGTGTACCGATTGGTCACTACGTTGCAGCAGCACGGGTTTGTGCGACGGTCCCAGGACAGAAGGTGCAGATTGGGAATGGCGGCGCTGGCGTTAGCCAGGCCGCTCCAGCCGCTCGTTCGCGATGCCGCGGTTCCTGTATTGCGCCGGTTGGCGGATCAGGTGAGCGCGACCGTGCACCTGACGCTGGTGGATGGCTCCGAGGCACAGGCTGTGGCGGTCGTCGAGCCAGCTCGATCCGAGACGTTCGCGCCCCAGCGGGTTGGCGCTCGCGCGCCATTGGATCGTGGGCTGGCCGGCAGGGCGGCCGTTGCCACGCGCGCGCCGGGCAGGCAGATGGAACCAGGATGGGTTGTCTCAGGTGGCGACCCGTCCCGCGGCGGTTACGCTGTGGCCGCGCCGGTGCTGGGCGTTATCGGACTTGAGGCGTCGGTTGGCGTTACAGCTACGACCGAACTGGACTCGTCTTTCGTTGGGCCCAGGGTCGTTGCTGCCGCCTCAGAAATCGCGCGACTCTTGAGCTGA
- a CDS encoding DUF3039 domain-containing protein: MRSTELSDTPRLGDTIVAEPETLTTDGGDHERFSHFVPKHKIVESAVTGAPVRALCGKIWTPGRDPSKYPVCPDCQRIYDGLPPGDDDSK, from the coding sequence ATGAGGTCAACGGAACTCTCGGACACTCCACGGTTGGGCGACACGATTGTCGCTGAGCCCGAAACGCTGACGACGGATGGTGGCGATCACGAACGATTCTCCCACTTCGTTCCGAAACACAAGATTGTGGAGAGCGCGGTCACCGGTGCGCCGGTTCGGGCTCTGTGCGGCAAGATCTGGACCCCTGGTCGGGATCCGTCGAAGTACCCGGTGTGCCCGGACTGCCAGAGAATCTACGATGGGCTCCCTCCGGGCGATGATGATTCCAAGTAG